One Thermoanaerobacter pseudethanolicus ATCC 33223 DNA window includes the following coding sequences:
- a CDS encoding LolA family protein: MLKKSFFVIVFVLIFLLSGCGIKAKKVKDPFISIKEQLDKLESYTATAIVELYNNKIGNKFSVVQFYKKGKFRLEVLEESGSPDKIIVYDGKRSYVYFAKVNQVFVAENTEEIPLYSLITSFIKNYINSGGEIEKREMDKFYLITVPILDKNIFMYKEQMAFSKEDLTPKELTIFDINNEIFSKITYKDYKYNPEINDKLFTKDSVTTLAGNLLDSPVIEIDAKEVYKYCGINPVMPVYLPQGFKLLNVLVNVNENNGVTFVYTLGKNLMEIFETVVDQNEIVNEKGFLLSEGVYYKEKDNGEKEYTTMVNGIQIKITVTGDLSEEEILKVIKSLR, encoded by the coding sequence TTGTTGAAAAAGAGCTTTTTTGTAATTGTTTTTGTGCTTATATTTCTTCTTTCAGGGTGTGGAATAAAAGCAAAAAAAGTTAAAGATCCTTTTATTTCTATTAAAGAACAATTAGATAAATTAGAAAGTTATACTGCCACAGCAATTGTAGAGCTTTATAACAACAAGATAGGTAACAAATTTTCAGTTGTGCAGTTTTATAAAAAAGGTAAATTTCGCTTAGAAGTTTTAGAGGAAAGTGGGAGTCCGGATAAAATTATTGTATATGACGGCAAAAGAAGTTATGTGTATTTTGCAAAGGTGAATCAAGTTTTTGTAGCAGAAAATACAGAAGAGATTCCTTTGTATTCGCTGATTACTTCTTTTATAAAAAACTATATTAATTCAGGTGGAGAGATAGAAAAAAGAGAGATGGATAAATTTTATTTAATAACAGTTCCTATTTTGGATAAAAATATTTTCATGTACAAAGAACAAATGGCTTTTTCTAAAGAGGATTTGACACCTAAAGAATTGACAATTTTTGATATTAATAATGAAATTTTTTCAAAAATTACTTATAAGGATTATAAATATAACCCTGAGATAAATGACAAGTTATTTACTAAGGATAGCGTAACGACGTTAGCGGGAAATCTTTTAGATTCTCCAGTAATAGAAATAGATGCAAAAGAGGTTTATAAATATTGCGGCATAAATCCTGTAATGCCTGTGTATTTACCACAAGGCTTTAAACTTTTAAATGTATTAGTGAATGTTAATGAAAATAATGGAGTTACTTTTGTGTATACTTTGGGTAAGAATTTGATGGAAATTTTTGAGACTGTGGTTGACCAAAACGAAATAGTTAATGAAAAAGGATTTCTTTTGAGTGAAGGAGTGTATTATAAAGAAAAAGACAATGGGGAAAAGGAATATACTACGATGGTAAATGGTATTCAAATAAAAATTACAGTAACAGGAGATTTGAGTGAAGAAGAGATACTTAAGGTGATAAAATCCTTGAGGTGA
- the alr gene encoding alanine racemase: MFDNIRPTRAEIYLDNIVHNLSEVKRWVGKKVKIMGVVKANAYGHGACQVAKVLIENGVSYLGVATIEEALELRECGINIPILVFGYTPLPQAKELIVHNITQTVFDINYVKDLERIALNVGKKAKVHVKVDTGMGRIGYTDLNVAEKEIEKMMEMEGVEVEGIFSHFATSDEKDKTYAEQQFDMFKKLLESLKQKEINIPLKHIANSGAIIDLKYTYLDMVRPGIVLYGSYPSENVERPLDLRQTMGFKTKIVYIKEVPEGTSISYGRTFITKRKSKIATLPVGYADGFNRLLSNNHHVLVKGKYAPVIGRICMDQTMLDVTDIEGVEVGDDVTIFGNQDGEKITAEEIAKKLNTIPYEVYCGISRRVPRIYIYKGEVIEVKNYLKI, encoded by the coding sequence ATGTTTGATAATATAAGGCCAACAAGAGCAGAAATATATTTGGATAATATAGTGCATAATTTGAGTGAAGTAAAGAGATGGGTGGGGAAGAAAGTAAAAATAATGGGGGTAGTGAAAGCCAATGCTTATGGTCATGGAGCTTGTCAAGTAGCAAAGGTTTTAATAGAAAATGGGGTTTCTTATTTGGGAGTAGCTACAATAGAAGAGGCGTTAGAATTAAGGGAATGCGGAATTAATATTCCCATACTCGTTTTTGGATATACGCCTTTACCTCAGGCCAAAGAATTAATTGTGCACAATATAACTCAAACTGTTTTTGATATAAACTATGTTAAAGACTTAGAAAGAATTGCCTTAAATGTGGGTAAGAAGGCTAAAGTTCATGTAAAAGTTGATACAGGTATGGGACGGATAGGATATACAGATTTAAATGTAGCTGAAAAAGAGATAGAAAAAATGATGGAAATGGAAGGGGTAGAGGTAGAAGGCATATTTAGTCATTTTGCTACTTCTGATGAAAAAGATAAAACATATGCTGAACAACAGTTTGATATGTTCAAGAAATTGTTAGAAAGCTTAAAGCAAAAAGAGATAAACATTCCTTTAAAGCATATAGCTAACAGTGGAGCAATTATTGACCTTAAATATACTTATTTAGACATGGTAAGGCCAGGAATAGTTCTATACGGTAGTTATCCTTCAGAAAATGTTGAAAGACCATTGGATTTAAGACAGACTATGGGTTTTAAAACTAAAATAGTGTATATAAAAGAAGTACCTGAAGGTACTTCCATTAGTTATGGAAGGACATTTATAACTAAAAGAAAAAGCAAAATTGCCACATTGCCTGTAGGATATGCTGATGGTTTTAATAGATTACTCTCTAATAATCATCATGTCTTAGTAAAAGGGAAATATGCTCCTGTAATTGGGAGAATTTGTATGGACCAAACGATGTTAGATGTCACCGATATAGAAGGAGTAGAAGTAGGTGATGATGTAACTATTTTTGGAAATCAAGATGGAGAAAAAATAACAGCAGAGGAGATTGCTAAAAAATTAAATACTATACCTTATGAAGTATATTGTGGAATATCTAGAAGGGTACCTCGAATATATATTTACAAAGGAGAGGTAATTGAGGTAAAAAATTATTTAAAAATTTGA
- a CDS encoding CopG family ribbon-helix-helix protein — protein MGETKRILVSLPQSLLEEVDVLAAMENRNRSEFIREAMKLYIREKKKIQIRESMKKGYLEMAAINSELAEMGLTAENECFTGYEMKLKKCD, from the coding sequence GTGGGCGAAACAAAGCGAATACTTGTAAGCTTGCCGCAAAGTTTATTAGAAGAAGTTGATGTTCTTGCCGCTATGGAAAACAGGAATCGCAGTGAATTTATAAGAGAAGCGATGAAATTATATATACGCGAGAAGAAAAAAATTCAAATACGAGAGAGCATGAAAAAGGGATATCTTGAGATGGCAGCAATTAACAGTGAACTTGCGGAAATGGGCCTAACCGCAGAAAACGAATGTTTTACAGGATATGAAATGAAATTGAAAAAGTGTGATTAA
- a CDS encoding type II toxin-antitoxin system PemK/MazF family toxin, giving the protein MVIKRGDIFYADLSPVIGSEQGGIRPVLIIQNDIGNKYSPTVIVAAITSQINKAKLPTHVEINGAEYGLNKDSVVLLEQIRTIDKKRLREKIGHFDQEMMEKVNEALQISLGLIDF; this is encoded by the coding sequence ATGGTGATAAAGAGGGGAGACATTTTTTATGCCGATTTAAGCCCTGTAATAGGCTCTGAACAGGGCGGAATTCGGCCTGTACTTATAATTCAAAATGATATTGGTAATAAATATAGTCCAACAGTAATAGTAGCGGCAATTACATCTCAGATTAACAAAGCCAAATTGCCCACTCATGTTGAAATAAATGGGGCAGAATATGGACTTAACAAAGATTCTGTAGTATTATTGGAGCAAATAAGGACTATTGACAAAAAACGTTTAAGAGAAAAAATTGGTCATTTTGACCAGGAAATGATGGAGAAAGTCAATGAAGCTTTGCAAATAAGTTTAGGGTTGATTGATTTTTAA
- a CDS encoding YitT family protein, with amino-acid sequence MKITAKKIIIDFFGVSVGTLLVALSLDLFLAPNKIAPGGVSGLAVVLQHLFGWPIGAVTLAINIPLFIISTKALGTGFGAKTLYSTILLGVSIDALAFLKPLTHDTILAAVYGGIIMGVGIGIVIKYGATTGGTDMAAMTLHKYIHFLSVGRILLIIDFVIITLAGIVFSPELALYALATEFISIKVIDLIQEGSGDERIAIIISDRYEEISKSILEEMERGVTELKGRGGYSKKDKNVLLCVVTRREVTTLRSLVKRIDPNAFMILSTAHEVLGEGFKNM; translated from the coding sequence ATGAAAATTACCGCTAAAAAAATAATAATAGATTTTTTTGGGGTTAGTGTAGGAACATTACTTGTGGCTTTATCCTTAGATTTGTTTTTGGCACCTAACAAAATTGCTCCTGGTGGAGTAAGTGGACTTGCAGTTGTTCTACAACATTTGTTTGGATGGCCAATAGGAGCAGTTACCTTGGCAATAAATATTCCGCTTTTTATCATCTCGACTAAAGCTTTAGGAACAGGTTTTGGAGCTAAAACACTTTATTCAACTATTTTATTAGGTGTTTCTATTGATGCATTGGCTTTTTTAAAACCTCTTACCCATGATACAATATTGGCGGCAGTATATGGTGGTATAATAATGGGTGTAGGGATAGGTATTGTGATAAAATATGGAGCAACAACTGGTGGAACAGACATGGCTGCTATGACTTTGCATAAATACATACACTTTTTAAGTGTGGGCAGAATACTGCTTATAATAGACTTTGTAATAATAACTTTAGCAGGCATAGTTTTTAGCCCGGAACTTGCCCTTTATGCTTTAGCTACTGAATTTATTTCTATCAAAGTTATTGACCTCATACAAGAAGGTAGTGGCGATGAGAGAATTGCTATAATTATTTCTGATAGGTATGAGGAAATTAGTAAATCAATATTGGAGGAAATGGAAAGGGGGGTAACAGAACTAAAAGGAAGAGGGGGTTATTCAAAAAAGGACAAAAATGTTTTGTTGTGTGTTGTAACTCGTAGAGAAGTTACAACCTTAAGAAGCCTTGTGAAAAGAATAGACCCCAACGCTTTCATGATATTATCAACAGCCCATGAAGTTTTAGGAGAAGGATTTAAAAACATGTGA
- a CDS encoding transketolase produces MDKEFLKQKAKEVRIDIINMLAEAGSGHPGGSLSCADILTLLYFDKMNVKPDNPKWEDRDRLVLSKGHAAPALYAVLAEKGFFPKEELKTLRKLGSILQGHPDMKSTPGLDMTTGSLGQGLSAANGMALAGKLDKKGYRVYVILGDGELQEGQIWEAAMTAAHYKLDNLTAILDFNGLQIDGPNREVKNIEPVNEKFNAFGWHVIEIDGHDFDQIDKAIEEAKATKGKPTLIIAHTIKGKGVSFMENQVGWHGSAPNEEQRQKAIQELEGSGV; encoded by the coding sequence ATGGACAAAGAATTTTTAAAGCAAAAGGCAAAAGAAGTGAGAATAGACATCATAAACATGTTGGCAGAAGCAGGATCTGGCCATCCTGGGGGGTCATTATCCTGTGCAGATATTTTAACCCTGCTCTATTTTGACAAAATGAATGTAAAGCCTGACAATCCCAAATGGGAAGATAGGGACAGACTTGTGCTTTCAAAAGGTCATGCAGCTCCTGCCCTGTATGCTGTATTAGCTGAAAAAGGGTTTTTCCCGAAAGAAGAGTTAAAAACTTTAAGAAAGCTTGGCTCAATACTTCAAGGGCATCCCGATATGAAATCCACACCGGGACTTGATATGACCACAGGGTCATTAGGGCAAGGACTTTCTGCTGCAAATGGAATGGCATTAGCAGGTAAATTAGATAAAAAGGGCTATAGAGTCTATGTAATATTAGGAGATGGAGAATTACAAGAAGGGCAAATATGGGAAGCAGCTATGACAGCAGCCCATTACAAATTGGACAACTTAACAGCAATACTTGACTTTAACGGCTTACAAATAGATGGCCCAAACAGAGAAGTAAAAAACATAGAACCAGTAAATGAAAAATTCAATGCTTTTGGATGGCACGTAATAGAAATAGACGGTCACGACTTTGACCAAATAGACAAAGCCATAGAAGAAGCAAAAGCTACAAAAGGAAAACCCACTTTGATAATAGCTCATACAATAAAAGGAAAAGGCGTATCCTTCATGGAAAATCAAGTAGGATGGCATGGCAGTGCGCCTAACGAAGAACAAAGACAAAAAGCTATACAAGAACTTGAAGGGAGTGGAGTATAA
- a CDS encoding transketolase family protein produces MAMATREAYGKALVELGAKNKNVVVLDADLSKSTKTADFQKVYPDRFFNMGISEQDMMVTAAGLATCGKIPFASTFAIFATGRAYEQVRNSIGYPHLNVKIAATHAGITVGEDGATHQSIEDISLMRGIPGMVVINPADAEEARQAIFAAAEHYGPVYIRLGRMAVPDIHDQNYKFELGKGEVIREGKDVAIIATGVMVAIAIEAADKLKEEGIEATVVNIHTIKPIDKDLIVEVAKKTGKVITAEEHSIIGGLGSAVAEVLSEEYPVKIKRIGIRDEFGQSGSPKELLKHYGLTAEDIVKAAKSF; encoded by the coding sequence ATGGCTATGGCGACAAGAGAAGCCTATGGGAAAGCCTTAGTAGAATTAGGCGCAAAAAACAAAAATGTAGTAGTATTAGATGCAGATTTATCAAAATCTACAAAGACGGCAGATTTTCAAAAAGTATATCCAGATAGATTTTTCAACATGGGAATATCAGAGCAAGACATGATGGTAACAGCAGCAGGACTTGCTACCTGTGGGAAAATTCCTTTTGCCAGCACTTTTGCCATATTTGCAACAGGAAGAGCATACGAGCAAGTGAGAAACTCCATAGGTTATCCACACTTAAATGTAAAAATAGCGGCAACCCATGCTGGTATAACAGTAGGAGAAGACGGGGCGACCCATCAATCAATAGAGGACATATCCCTTATGAGAGGAATACCAGGGATGGTAGTGATAAACCCTGCCGATGCAGAAGAAGCAAGACAAGCCATATTTGCGGCGGCAGAACACTATGGACCAGTATACATAAGGCTGGGGAGGATGGCAGTACCAGATATACATGACCAAAACTACAAATTCGAATTAGGGAAAGGTGAAGTAATAAGAGAAGGAAAAGACGTAGCGATAATAGCAACGGGGGTAATGGTGGCCATAGCGATTGAAGCAGCAGATAAACTAAAAGAAGAGGGAATAGAGGCGACAGTTGTCAATATACACACAATAAAGCCGATAGACAAAGATTTAATAGTAGAAGTAGCTAAAAAGACGGGCAAAGTTATAACAGCAGAAGAGCACAGCATAATAGGTGGGCTTGGTTCGGCGGTAGCAGAGGTTCTTTCAGAGGAATATCCAGTGAAGATAAAGAGAATTGGAATAAGAGATGAGTTTGGACAATCGGGTTCACCTAAAGAGCTTTTAAAACATTATGGTTTGACAGCGGAGGATATTGTAAAAGCAGCTAAGTCATTTTAA
- a CDS encoding ferredoxin domain-containing protein: MDVIELAAHLMALSARTAPKATGKDFIETKVITGEDLIRLKEDMMKYGEESGKKNFDRDAKNVANSSAVLLISLNKPEKVGLNCGACGYNLCTSLRDFREGTEFAGPICAWRLIDLGIAVGSAVKTASLLNVDNRVMYRIGVSARRLKLIEGEIVVGIPLSATGKNIYFDR; this comes from the coding sequence ATGGATGTAATTGAATTAGCTGCTCATTTGATGGCATTATCAGCGAGAACAGCGCCTAAAGCAACTGGAAAAGACTTTATAGAGACAAAAGTTATCACAGGTGAAGACCTTATAAGATTAAAAGAGGATATGATGAAATATGGAGAAGAATCCGGAAAGAAAAATTTTGACAGGGATGCAAAAAACGTCGCTAACTCCAGTGCAGTACTTTTAATTTCATTAAATAAACCAGAAAAAGTTGGACTAAATTGCGGCGCTTGCGGTTATAATCTTTGCACTAGTCTAAGGGATTTTAGAGAAGGTACAGAATTTGCAGGTCCCATATGTGCATGGAGGCTCATCGACTTAGGAATAGCAGTAGGGTCTGCAGTTAAAACCGCCAGTCTCTTGAATGTGGATAATCGAGTTATGTATAGAATAGGTGTAAGTGCAAGAAGGTTAAAATTAATTGAAGGAGAGATTGTGGTAGGCATTCCTCTTTCTGCTACAGGCAAAAACATATACTTTGATAGATAA